Sequence from the Ancalomicrobiaceae bacterium S20 genome:
TGCCGCTGGCGCGCCCAGCGCGACACCGCGATCGCGCCGATGACGCCGACGACGAGGCCGCCGAGGATCGCCCAGCCGGTCGCCTCGGTGAGCTTGACCTCGGGCAGGAACAGGCCGCGGTTGTTGAGGAAGATCCAGCCCGGGATCGGCTCGACCGAATTGCGCGGGTTCGGCAGCACCTGCAGAACCGCGAAATACCAGAAGAAGATCTGCAGCAGCAGCGGCACGTTGCGGCAGACCTCGACATAGATGGTCGAGACCCGCGAGATCAGGTAGTTCTGCGACAGCCGCCCGACGCCGGCCAGGAAGCCGAACAGCGAGGCAAAGATGATGCCGATCGCGGCGACCAGCAGCGTGTTGACCAGGCCGACCATGATCGCGCGGCCGTAGGTCGCGTCGCGCGGGAAGTCGATCGGCGTCATCGCCAGATCGAAGCCGGCGCTGGTGGTCAGGAACCCGTAGCCCTGCGCGATGTTGCGCGAGGCGAGGTTGACGGCGGTGTTGTGAATGATGATCGCGGCGAGCGCGACCACGGCGCCGAGCGTGATCACCTGATAGATCACGCCCCGGACCTTCGGATCGTAATACCACGTCACCTTGGCAGAGCCGCTCGGCCCTGCGCCAGACGTGCCCGCATTGGACGATGTGCTCATCGGCTGCTTCCCACGCCCCAACGGCGGGACCGGCGCCGCGGCGCGATCCCGGCGGATGCCCTTCACCCCCGCCGGCAGGCTCCGAGCCCGGCCGGCGTTACGACGTCGTCGCGAAACATCGATTGTCGTTCGGATCGCAGTTCCGGCGTGCATGATGCCGCCCGAACGCGTGCCGGCCCGACCTCTCCCGATTTCGCAGCCGGAGGGCGGGACATCGACGCCCTTCCGTAGCCGATCCGGTGCCCCACCTGGAAAACCCGATCGGAAAGCACTGGATCGGAAGACATTAGACCGATGCGGACCGCCGGATGGCGCCGCCGGTCGGATCCGGTCCGAACCCGCGGGGTTCGGACCGGATCGGCTTCACCGATCAGCGGATCGGCGGGGCGTACTGGAGACCGCCCTTCGACCACAGCGCGTTGACGCCGCGCGCGATCTTCAGCGGGCTGCCCATGCCGACGTTCTTCTCGAACATCTCGCCGTAGTTGCCGACGGCCTTGATCGCCTGGTAGGCCCAGGCGTTCGAGAGGCCGAGCGCCTCGCCGAACTTGCCGTCCTTGCCGAGCAGACGCTTCACTTCCGGGTTGGTCGAGTTGAGCTGCTCGTCGGCGTTCTTCGACGTGACGCCCATCTCCTCGGCGTTGATAAGCGCGAAGAGGGTCCACTTCACGACGTTGAACCACACGTCGTCGCCCTGGCGCACCAGCGGGCCGAGCGGCTCCTTCGAGATGATCTCCGGCAGCACGACGTGGTCGTCCGGGTTGGTGAGCTTCAGGCGCACCGAATAGAGGCCCGAGGCGTCGGTGGTGTAGACGTCGCAACGGCCCGCGTCGTAGGCGCGCACGGCCTCTTCGTTCTTTTCGAAGGTGACCGGGTCGTACTTCATGTTCTTGGTGCGGAAGTAGTCCGCGAGGTTCAGCTCGGTCGTGGTGCCGGTCTCGGTGCAGACCGAGGCGCCGGAGAGCTGCAGGGCCGAGGTGATGTTCATCGACTTGCGGACGATGAAGCCCTGGCCGTCATAGTAGTTGACGCCGGCGAACAGCAGGCCGAGCGAGGTGTCGCGCGACATGGTCCAGGTCGAATTGCGCGTCAGCAGGTCGATCTCGCCCGATTGCAGCGCGGTGAAGCGTTCCTTGGCCGAGAGCGGCGTGAACTTCACCTTGGTCGGGTCGTTGAAGACCGCGGCGGCGACCGCGCGGCAGACGTCGACGTCGATGCCCGACCAGTTGCCCTTGTCGTCCGGGTTGGAGAAGCCGGCGAGGCCCTGGCTCACGCCGCACTGCAGGAAACCCTTGGCCTTGACGTTGTCGAGCGTGCCGGCCGAGGCGCCGGTGGCGAACCCGACGACGGCGGCGAACGCGGCCGCGAAGACTGACTTTTTCATGTTCGACAGAGCCCCTGTGCACTCTTTTCGTTGGTAGGACCGCATGTGGATCGTCCGGCCTCGCGGCCGACGTTTGGACTACCCGGCCTCGCGCCCGCCCGGCCGCCGCGGTTCACGCGGCAAGGCCAGACAACGGTCGCGGTCCAGGCGCGCAGGACGGCGCCTCCTCCTCTTCGAAAACGCCGCCGACTGCCCGCTTTAACGGCATGCAGGAATGCATGGCCGCTATCGCCCGATCCATGAGCACATAGCAGGCCAATTGCGGCCAACGGTCAAGGGGGGCAGAATGGTTGTCGAAATCCATGCGGCGAATCCTGGCCGGTCATCAGCAGCAAATTCCAAGAGTTGTGTAAAATGTCGAAATCCATTCCAAACAGGAACCGCTCCGTAGAAACGATTGTCACGCACAGCGGTCGCCCCGATCCGCGCGACACGCCGTTCGTCAACACGCCGGTCGTGCGCGCCTCGACCGTGCTGTTCGAAAATCTGGCGGCGACCAAAAATCCAGGCACCAAATATGTCTACGGACGGCGCGGAACGCCCACTTCGGAGGCACTGACCGACGTACTGTCCGAGCTCGAGGGCGCGGCCGGCACGCTGGTGACGCCGTCCGGCCTCGCCGCGGTCTCGATTGCGCTGCTGTCGGTGCTGTCGACCGGCGACCATCTGCTGATGACCGACAGCGCCTATGGCCCGACGCGCCTGTTCTGCGAGGGCGTGCTGAAGCGCTACGGCGTCGAGACCACCTACTACGATCCCCTGATCGGAGCGGACATTGCCGGGCTGATCAGGCCGAACACACGCGCGGTGTTCATGGAGAGCCCGGGCTCGCTCACCTTCGAGGTGCAGGACGTGCCGGCGATCGTCGCGGCTGCCAAGGCGCGCGGCATCGTCACGCTGATCGACAACACTTGGGCGACGCCGGTCTATTTCAAGCCGCTGGCCCACGGCATAGACATCGCGCTGATGGCGGGCACCAAATATGTCGTCGGCCATTCCGACGCGATGATCGGCACCATCGCCTGCGCAGAGAGCGTCTGGGCGGCGGTCAAGCGGACCTATGGCGACATGGGCATGTTCACCGGTCCGGACGACATGTATCTGGCGCTGCGCGGCCTGCGCACCATGCCGGTCCGGTTGGCACGGCACTTCGAGAGCGCATTGACCGTTGCCCGCTGGCTTGAACAGCGGTCGGAGGTCGCGCGCGTGCTGCACCCGGCGCTCCCCTCCGATCCGGGCCATGCGATCTGGAAGCGCGACTTCGGCGGCGCGTCGGGACTGTTCGCCTTCGAGCTGCAGCCGGTCGCGCACGAGCGCATCGCGGCGATGATCGACGGGTTGGAACTGTTCGGGATCGGCTATTCCTGGGGCGGATTCGAAAGTCTGGTCACGCTCGTCGATCTCAAGGGGATCCGGACCGCGTCCGCCGCACCGACGCGTCCGGTCGTGCGGCTGCACGTCGGGCTCGAGGATCCGGCCGATCTGATCGCCGATCTGGACGCCGGCTTCAGCCGACTTGCGGGCGGCTGAACAGCGCGGCCAGGGAACGGAACGACTCGCCGGGGGCCGGCACCAGCCGGCCCTCCCAGTCGTAACGGAACACGAAGTCGCGGCGGGCCAGGAGATGGGCGAACAGCAGGGTTCCTGCCATCCCCAGGCCGACACCAGCGACGACGTCGGACGGAAAATGCGCTTCGAGCAGCGTCCGTGTCACCGCGACGAGCAGGCCGGCGATCAGGATCGGCCAGCGCCAGCGCGGGAACATCAAGGCGAGCACCATGGCGGTCGCGCCGGCCGTGGTCGAATGTCCCGATGGGAACGCCGCGTAACGGGGTTGGAACGCGAAGGCGTGGAACTGGAGCACCGCATCGCCGTCGATCGCATGCGGCCGCGCCCGGCCGATGGCGTTCTTGACCAGCGCCGCCATCAACCCGCTGCCGGCGACCGACGCAAAGGCGAAGGCTGACAGCGCAGCCAGCCGCTGCAGGGCCGCGCGGGTCGGCGCCGGCAGACGGCGCGAATCGATCACCAGGAAGCCGATCACCACCAGGCCGGAGCCGACCAGGATCTCCCAGCCCTCTCCCAGGGCGGTGACGCGCTGAAGCGACGGCCGCCACTCGGGCGCGATCAGGCTCGACATCGAGAACGCGACCGCATCGACGAGCGGGATCGCCGCGATCGCGACCACCAGCGCCATCACGAGCACCACCGCCGGGCTCTCGCCGAGCGGCGAGCACCGGGGACAGGGCTTTGGTCGGGCCGCAAGAACGGCCGCGATCGCCGCGCGACACCGTTCGAGCGCGCCGACCGGATCGAAGATCGCGAGCCAGGACCTCATTCTTTCTAGCTATCACGGACAACCACAATTGACGAGAGCGCTCGTCCTTCCGTTACTGGAACCTTACGGTGCAGCCGACGTTATGTGATTGTTGGCATCTAACGATTGGAAAGGCGCGCATATGACGCAGCTAATCGGATACAATCGCCAAATATCGAATATGAAATCCCTGAAAGCGTTGATGTGGGTATCGGAATAAATCCTATTATATTCATAATAGATGCATGCGTGATGACTATAATTACAGATAACCAGCTTGTAACTGATTGTGTCTAACGTTAGTGTCGTCAATAACTTTACCTCGCAGGTGGGGCCGAGGTTTGGGAGTCAATATTGGTGATGCCGCAGACTGATGTTCCTGATCATGACGTGAGCCTCGATGGATCGGAAGCTAGCGGAACGTCCCATCTGAACTTCGAACTTGCACGGCCTCACATTAGGGAAGCCGCGGAGTTCCTCAAGGCGCTCGCGCATGAGCATCGCCTGTTGATGCTGTTTTTGCTCG
This genomic interval carries:
- a CDS encoding amino acid ABC transporter permease, which translates into the protein MSTSSNAGTSGAGPSGSAKVTWYYDPKVRGVIYQVITLGAVVALAAIIIHNTAVNLASRNIAQGYGFLTTSAGFDLAMTPIDFPRDATYGRAIMVGLVNTLLVAAIGIIFASLFGFLAGVGRLSQNYLISRVSTIYVEVCRNVPLLLQIFFWYFAVLQVLPNPRNSVEPIPGWIFLNNRGLFLPEVKLTEATGWAILGGLVVGVIGAIAVSRWARQRQIATGAQFPAGKVGLALILGLPILGLVVTGLGLTLVAPVKGGFNVAGGTRVIPEFAALVVALSVYTGTYIAEIVRAGILAVSWGQTEAARSLGLPNGPTLRLIIIPQAMRVIIPPLTNQYLNLTKNSSLAVAIGFPDLVYVGGTVLNQTGQAIEIIAIWMAIYLGLSVATSVFMNWYNARVAIVER
- a CDS encoding amino acid ABC transporter substrate-binding protein, encoding MKKSVFAAAFAAVVGFATGASAGTLDNVKAKGFLQCGVSQGLAGFSNPDDKGNWSGIDVDVCRAVAAAVFNDPTKVKFTPLSAKERFTALQSGEIDLLTRNSTWTMSRDTSLGLLFAGVNYYDGQGFIVRKSMNITSALQLSGASVCTETGTTTELNLADYFRTKNMKYDPVTFEKNEEAVRAYDAGRCDVYTTDASGLYSVRLKLTNPDDHVVLPEIISKEPLGPLVRQGDDVWFNVVKWTLFALINAEEMGVTSKNADEQLNSTNPEVKRLLGKDGKFGEALGLSNAWAYQAIKAVGNYGEMFEKNVGMGSPLKIARGVNALWSKGGLQYAPPIR
- the metC gene encoding cystathionine beta-lyase, producing the protein MSKSIPNRNRSVETIVTHSGRPDPRDTPFVNTPVVRASTVLFENLAATKNPGTKYVYGRRGTPTSEALTDVLSELEGAAGTLVTPSGLAAVSIALLSVLSTGDHLLMTDSAYGPTRLFCEGVLKRYGVETTYYDPLIGADIAGLIRPNTRAVFMESPGSLTFEVQDVPAIVAAAKARGIVTLIDNTWATPVYFKPLAHGIDIALMAGTKYVVGHSDAMIGTIACAESVWAAVKRTYGDMGMFTGPDDMYLALRGLRTMPVRLARHFESALTVARWLEQRSEVARVLHPALPSDPGHAIWKRDFGGASGLFAFELQPVAHERIAAMIDGLELFGIGYSWGGFESLVTLVDLKGIRTASAAPTRPVVRLHVGLEDPADLIADLDAGFSRLAGG
- a CDS encoding phosphatase PAP2 family protein; this encodes MRSWLAIFDPVGALERCRAAIAAVLAARPKPCPRCSPLGESPAVVLVMALVVAIAAIPLVDAVAFSMSSLIAPEWRPSLQRVTALGEGWEILVGSGLVVIGFLVIDSRRLPAPTRAALQRLAALSAFAFASVAGSGLMAALVKNAIGRARPHAIDGDAVLQFHAFAFQPRYAAFPSGHSTTAGATAMVLALMFPRWRWPILIAGLLVAVTRTLLEAHFPSDVVAGVGLGMAGTLLFAHLLARRDFVFRYDWEGRLVPAPGESFRSLAALFSRPQVG